A window of Rufibacter sp. LB8 contains these coding sequences:
- a CDS encoding DEAD/DEAH box helicase — protein MKFDDYSINPAIKKALDKLGFKKPTDIQFKAIPPILRGEDVLAIAQTGTGKTAAFAIPVLHMLHERKQYARQDGIKCLVMVPTRELAIQITEVFHTLGKHTRVETMTVFGGVEQAPQISKLEDGIDVLVATPGRMFDLVSQGHIRLERVEILVLDEADHMLDLGFIKDIRDVLRHLPRKRQTLFFSATINEYIKDLAYSLVTKPIRIQISPKDPVSKNVDHSVAYIGMDDKRFFLERVIKENEGKKILVFVRTKVRAERVHLAMERVGIKTETLHGDKEQVDRLAALNRFRKGDVTVLIATDVSSRGIDIPLVEYVVNYDLPDVPENYVHRVGRTGRGTHKGKSVSFCSPEEKPILDVIEEYLGKPIKVLDIEKNDYSATIDFSAEVKPDLKALLKEVEEFENAPKKKKKPKKK, from the coding sequence ATGAAATTCGACGATTACTCCATCAACCCCGCCATTAAGAAAGCCCTGGACAAACTGGGCTTCAAGAAACCCACAGACATTCAGTTCAAGGCCATACCGCCCATTCTGCGGGGCGAAGACGTGCTGGCCATCGCCCAGACGGGAACGGGCAAGACGGCGGCCTTCGCCATACCCGTGCTGCACATGCTGCATGAACGCAAGCAGTACGCGCGGCAAGACGGCATTAAGTGTCTGGTCATGGTGCCCACCCGTGAGCTCGCCATCCAAATCACCGAAGTCTTCCACACGCTGGGCAAACACACCCGCGTAGAAACCATGACCGTGTTTGGCGGGGTGGAGCAGGCGCCGCAAATTTCTAAACTGGAAGACGGCATTGATGTGCTGGTGGCCACGCCCGGCCGTATGTTTGACCTGGTGAGCCAAGGCCACATCAGGCTGGAGCGCGTAGAGATACTGGTGCTAGACGAAGCCGACCACATGCTGGACCTGGGCTTTATCAAAGACATTAGAGACGTGCTGCGCCATTTGCCCCGCAAGCGGCAGACGCTGTTTTTCTCGGCCACCATCAATGAATACATCAAAGACCTGGCGTACTCGCTGGTGACCAAACCCATCAGAATCCAGATTTCGCCCAAAGACCCCGTATCTAAGAACGTGGACCACTCGGTGGCCTACATCGGCATGGATGACAAACGCTTCTTTCTGGAGCGCGTCATCAAAGAGAACGAAGGCAAGAAGATACTGGTCTTCGTGCGTACCAAGGTCAGAGCCGAGCGCGTGCACCTGGCCATGGAACGCGTGGGCATCAAAACCGAAACCCTGCACGGCGACAAAGAACAGGTAGACCGCCTGGCCGCCCTCAACCGCTTCCGGAAAGGCGACGTGACCGTCCTGATTGCCACCGACGTGAGTTCGCGTGGCATTGACATCCCGCTGGTGGAGTACGTGGTGAACTATGACCTGCCAGACGTCCCCGAAAACTACGTGCACCGCGTAGGCCGCACCGGCCGCGGCACCCACAAAGGCAAATCTGTGTCGTTCTGCAGCCCAGAGGAAAAACCCATCTTAGACGTGATTGAAGAGTACCTGGGCAAACCCATCAAAGTGCTGGACATTGAGAAAAACGACTACTCCGCCACCATTGACTTCTCTGCCGAGGTAAAGCCAGATTTGAAAGCGCTTTTGAAAGAAGTAGAGGAATTTGAGAACGCCCCCAAGAAAAAGAAGAAGCCTAAGAAGAAGTAG
- a CDS encoding endonuclease domain-containing protein, translated as MRRTIIPYKPYLKELAKKLRQNSTLAEILLWDVLKNKGVLGLDFDRQKPLDSYIVDFYCKELQLAIEIDGDSHDYTFEEDELRQQRLESLGVRLLRFTDEEVKQDMGNVLRTIEIWVEEKREQKKPL; from the coding sequence ATGCGCCGAACCATCATTCCCTACAAGCCCTATCTAAAAGAACTGGCTAAAAAACTCAGACAGAACAGTACGTTAGCTGAGATTCTTCTTTGGGATGTACTGAAAAATAAAGGAGTGCTCGGCCTTGACTTCGACCGGCAGAAACCCTTGGACAGTTACATTGTGGATTTCTATTGCAAGGAGTTACAATTGGCCATTGAGATTGACGGCGACAGTCATGACTACACTTTTGAAGAAGATGAACTTCGGCAACAACGGTTGGAGAGTCTGGGCGTGCGCTTACTCCGGTTTACTGATGAAGAAGTAAAGCAAGACATGGGCAATGTGCTGCGTACAATTGAGATTTGGGTGGAAGAGAAGAGGGAACAAAAAAAGCCTTTATGA
- a CDS encoding TonB-dependent receptor, giving the protein MNRKILLLFVILLPFQLLAQSLSISGTVKDGQTLEPLGFCTVRLLETTNGTMTDEKGRFKLSVPGSAQNQKLVVSFLGYRNDTVSIQAGKTSYAISLRPTQGALSEVVVTGTMKEISRLESAVPVEVYTPSYFKKNPTPTLFEAVVMINGVQPQLNCNVCNTGDIHINGMEGAYTLILIDGMPIVSSLATVYGLNGIPNSLVERLEVVKGPAASLYGSEAMGGIINVITKSALKAPKVSAEVFATSWQELSTDVGLKVKAGKAHGLLGINYFHFQNKVDKNEDGFTDLTLQQRISVFNKWDFEREENRQASMAARYVYEDRWGGQTNWTKADRGSDQVYGESIYTKRWELIGMYQLPVREKIMAQLSLNGHKQNSFYGTMPFHADQYVAFGQVYWDKQIGLSHNLLVGSSFRYTHYDDNTVGTANTQGENQPATTPLPGLFVQDEWSLTKKHKLLLGYRYDYDKRHGHIQSPRVALKWSPSPQHTFRGSFGTGYRVVSLFTEDHAALTGAREVEVPEELNPEQSLNSNLNYVWQAPLEPFLVTVDVTGFYSYFSNKIIGDFDTDPDKIIYRNLRGHAISRGVSVNSELSFYIPLKVQAGVTYMQVYQKEAAEGEGPLVKKQQLHAPEWSGNFLVGYTFPGQFVIDFTGTFTGPMRLPILPNDYRPEYSPWFSIMNVQLTKKFGNGIEVFGGVKNLLDFVPKDPIMRAFDPFDKTANDPVTNPNGYTFDPSYNYSSLQGIRTFLGLRYSLFK; this is encoded by the coding sequence ATGAATAGAAAAATACTGCTTCTCTTTGTCATACTATTACCCTTTCAACTTTTAGCCCAGAGCCTTTCCATTTCCGGCACGGTGAAAGATGGGCAGACGCTGGAGCCGCTGGGTTTCTGCACAGTACGCCTGCTGGAAACTACCAATGGCACCATGACCGATGAAAAAGGAAGGTTCAAGCTGTCTGTTCCAGGGTCTGCTCAAAACCAAAAGCTGGTGGTCTCTTTCCTGGGCTACCGAAATGACACAGTTTCCATTCAAGCGGGAAAAACCAGCTATGCCATCTCCTTAAGACCAACGCAGGGCGCGTTAAGTGAAGTGGTGGTCACTGGCACCATGAAGGAAATCAGCCGTCTGGAAAGTGCGGTGCCCGTGGAAGTCTACACGCCCAGCTATTTCAAGAAAAACCCGACGCCTACTTTGTTTGAGGCGGTGGTCATGATTAACGGCGTGCAGCCCCAGCTCAACTGCAACGTGTGCAACACCGGCGACATTCACATCAACGGAATGGAAGGCGCCTACACGCTGATTCTGATTGACGGCATGCCCATTGTCAGCAGCTTAGCCACCGTGTACGGTCTCAACGGAATCCCGAACAGTTTGGTAGAACGGCTGGAAGTGGTGAAAGGCCCGGCGGCCTCTTTGTACGGGTCAGAGGCCATGGGCGGCATTATCAACGTGATTACCAAGAGCGCCCTGAAAGCTCCCAAAGTCAGTGCCGAAGTCTTCGCCACGTCTTGGCAGGAACTGAGTACAGACGTAGGGTTGAAAGTGAAAGCAGGCAAGGCGCACGGGTTACTGGGCATCAATTACTTCCACTTCCAGAACAAGGTAGACAAAAACGAAGACGGCTTTACAGACCTCACCCTGCAGCAACGCATCTCGGTGTTCAATAAATGGGATTTTGAGCGGGAGGAGAACCGGCAGGCTAGTATGGCGGCACGCTATGTCTACGAAGACCGCTGGGGCGGACAGACCAATTGGACGAAAGCAGACCGCGGCTCAGACCAGGTGTACGGTGAAAGCATCTACACCAAACGCTGGGAACTGATTGGCATGTACCAGTTGCCGGTTCGGGAGAAAATTATGGCGCAGCTCTCACTTAACGGGCACAAACAGAATTCTTTCTACGGTACCATGCCGTTTCACGCGGACCAGTACGTGGCCTTCGGGCAAGTGTACTGGGACAAGCAGATAGGGTTGAGTCACAATTTGTTGGTAGGCAGCTCTTTTAGGTACACGCATTATGATGACAACACGGTTGGTACGGCCAATACGCAAGGGGAGAATCAGCCCGCTACTACGCCCTTGCCTGGGCTGTTTGTGCAGGATGAATGGAGCCTCACGAAGAAACACAAACTCCTACTAGGCTACCGCTATGACTATGACAAACGGCACGGGCACATCCAGTCGCCCAGGGTGGCGTTGAAATGGTCGCCGAGCCCGCAGCATACGTTCAGGGGAAGCTTCGGGACGGGTTACCGCGTGGTGAGCCTGTTCACCGAAGACCATGCCGCCCTCACCGGTGCCCGCGAGGTGGAAGTGCCTGAAGAACTGAATCCGGAACAATCCCTTAACAGCAACCTGAACTACGTGTGGCAAGCACCGCTGGAACCGTTCTTAGTAACGGTAGATGTAACCGGGTTTTACTCCTATTTCAGCAACAAGATCATCGGCGACTTCGACACGGACCCAGACAAGATCATCTACCGCAACCTGCGCGGCCACGCCATTTCCAGAGGTGTTTCTGTGAACAGTGAGCTGTCTTTTTATATTCCGTTGAAGGTGCAGGCAGGCGTGACCTACATGCAGGTGTACCAGAAAGAAGCAGCAGAAGGAGAGGGACCATTAGTGAAAAAGCAGCAGTTGCACGCACCGGAATGGTCGGGGAATTTCCTGGTGGGCTACACGTTTCCGGGGCAGTTTGTGATTGATTTCACTGGTACCTTCACCGGCCCTATGCGCTTGCCTATCCTGCCCAATGATTACCGGCCGGAGTACTCACCGTGGTTCAGCATCATGAATGTGCAGCTGACCAAGAAATTCGGGAATGGCATAGAAGTGTTTGGCGGTGTGAAAAACCTGCTGGACTTCGTGCCCAAAGACCCAATCATGCGCGCCTTTGACCCGTTTGACAAAACCGCCAATGACCCTGTCACCAACCCGAACGGGTACACCTTTGACCCCAGTTACAACTACAGTTCCTTACAAGGCATCAGAACGTTTTTGGGGCTGCGGTACAGCTTGTTTAAATAA
- a CDS encoding DsbA family protein, producing the protein MTQLPATPSLLYVTDPMCAWCYGFTPVMRRLRALWFGRLQVKVLVGGLRPYPQAPLTVEEKDKLAISWHRVQEKSHLPFDYSFFLQQEILYDTEPACRAILTVRHLRPSLTLEVLRAIHSAFYADRRDISRPEVLVDVVRPFGVSENLFLAVFETDEIYQQTRQEFSRVEQLGVTTLPSVYLEHPLGPRLISRGFSTLADLEERLFQALEIPY; encoded by the coding sequence ATGACCCAGCTTCCTGCCACTCCCTCGCTCTTGTATGTCACAGACCCCATGTGCGCCTGGTGCTATGGGTTTACGCCCGTCATGCGCCGTTTGCGCGCGCTGTGGTTTGGCAGGCTGCAGGTGAAGGTGCTGGTGGGTGGATTGCGGCCGTATCCGCAGGCGCCGCTAACCGTGGAAGAGAAAGATAAGCTGGCCATCAGTTGGCACCGGGTGCAGGAAAAATCACACCTGCCATTTGACTATTCTTTTTTTCTGCAGCAGGAAATTCTGTATGACACGGAGCCCGCCTGCCGGGCGATTTTGACGGTCAGGCACTTGCGGCCTAGCCTTACCCTGGAGGTGCTGCGCGCCATTCACTCTGCCTTCTACGCAGACCGCCGCGACATCAGTCGGCCCGAAGTGCTGGTGGACGTGGTACGGCCCTTCGGGGTTTCTGAGAACCTGTTTCTGGCCGTATTTGAGACCGATGAAATTTATCAGCAAACCCGCCAGGAGTTCAGCCGGGTAGAGCAACTGGGCGTGACTACCCTGCCCAGTGTGTACCTGGAGCACCCGCTTGGTCCGCGCTTGATTTCCCGCGGGTTCAGTACCTTGGCCGACCTAGAGGAACGGCTTTTTCAGGCGCTGGAGATTCCGTATTGA
- a CDS encoding DUF3098 domain-containing protein, giving the protein MTTSTKTTPATASKTTFLFNKRQFTPLFIGMGLVALGFLLMATDSHPQGYGFQGLTLAPLLVITGLAIPFWGIFRKNSPKTHQPESPSPLGRGWGGAFNLLTGWLVALLALAVYVVTLEPSTSFWDTGEFIAAAYKLQVPHPPGAPLFLLIGRLFTLLSFGEVTQVAWCMNLLSAICSAGTVLFLFWSITLLGLRLIPISAEGPTTAQRILLLASGAVGALAFAFTDSFWFSAVEAEVYGMSSFFTAIVVWAALKWQADTQFHKPEADRWLLFLAYLVGLSIGVHLLNLVALPALALLIYFQKYTPTKIGIVAALAVGGALVLAVMEGVIPGLPSMAGAFEVFFVNNMGVPYGGGAVIFLLLLVAGVVFGLRWAKIHQKALLHSSLVAFILVLLGYSSYLMVPIRSGYNPPIDENNPENILSFVSYLKREQYGSRPLVYGPQFNAEAQTYENTGKVFAPKDGKYVVVDQKFESVYDDKDKNLLPRLYSDQPVHLRAYQHWVDVRPGQKPTFGQNLSFLWNYQLGHMYWRYFGWNFIGRESDVMHAGVLWPWEGEQEVPEPMASSPYRNQFFMLPFLLGVFGLYFQFRRKTTDARVVLLLFFFTGVAIVLYLNQPPLEPRERDYTFAGSYYAFSIWIGLGVLALAEGVRKLVKSAITAAVLAIVLALSVPIILIAEGWDDHDRSDRYHALEAAKNLLSSVASNAILFTNGDNDTFPLWYAQEVEGFRTDVRVLVMTYLNTDWYAEQAMRPQNASAPLPTTLDLPHYAFSKNNYLPFVPNPSVQDSGMDLNQYLNLLQQNHPALRVQTQDGRTLNVLPTKKLSLRIDKNAVLQAGYVSPERENQIPAAITWELKTEALEKKHLFMLDLLASNNWQRPIYFSGTGAETAELGLTPFLQLEGQALRVVPARNPDPQAEFYVDRARTHESLMKNFRFTGLDKSDHPYEENFVTQVVPGYRRNFAELATAHLQAGDVARAQHVLKTCLQKIPDHGAPHNFESVSLVLPLAQSGFKQKAGELAGLLARRFEAQLNYYRTQPAYFDREKQLNLFGLQNLVQSAHASGLSKAKQYEEMFMREYNLLRQ; this is encoded by the coding sequence ATGACCACATCCACTAAAACCACGCCAGCAACAGCTTCAAAAACCACCTTTCTATTCAACAAACGCCAGTTCACTCCGCTGTTCATAGGCATGGGCTTGGTGGCGCTCGGTTTCCTCCTAATGGCCACCGATAGTCATCCGCAGGGCTACGGTTTTCAAGGGCTCACGCTGGCGCCGCTGTTGGTGATAACTGGCCTGGCCATTCCGTTTTGGGGCATTTTCAGGAAAAACAGCCCGAAAACGCATCAGCCGGAAAGCCCCTCTCCGCTGGGGAGGGGTTGGGGTGGGGCTTTCAACCTCCTCACCGGCTGGCTGGTGGCCTTGCTGGCGTTGGCGGTGTACGTGGTCACGCTGGAGCCCAGCACCAGTTTCTGGGATACCGGCGAGTTCATTGCGGCGGCCTACAAACTGCAGGTGCCGCACCCGCCGGGAGCCCCGCTGTTCCTGCTGATTGGGCGGCTGTTCACGCTGTTGAGTTTCGGTGAGGTGACCCAGGTGGCGTGGTGCATGAACCTGCTGTCGGCTATTTGCAGCGCGGGCACGGTGTTGTTTCTGTTCTGGAGCATTACACTTTTGGGACTACGTCTTATACCAATTTCGGCCGAAGGGCCTACAACTGCCCAACGCATTTTGCTCTTGGCCAGCGGTGCGGTGGGGGCGCTGGCGTTTGCGTTCACCGACTCGTTCTGGTTTAGCGCGGTAGAGGCCGAGGTGTACGGCATGTCGTCGTTTTTTACGGCCATTGTGGTGTGGGCGGCGCTCAAATGGCAAGCCGATACGCAGTTCCATAAACCGGAAGCTGACCGGTGGTTGCTCTTTCTGGCGTATCTGGTGGGACTGTCCATTGGCGTGCATTTGCTCAATCTGGTAGCCCTTCCGGCTTTGGCGCTGCTGATTTACTTCCAGAAATATACCCCAACTAAAATCGGGATTGTGGCGGCCTTGGCGGTGGGCGGCGCGCTGGTGCTGGCCGTGATGGAAGGCGTGATTCCGGGCTTGCCCAGTATGGCGGGTGCGTTTGAGGTGTTCTTTGTCAATAACATGGGGGTACCCTACGGGGGCGGTGCGGTTATCTTTCTGTTGCTGTTGGTTGCTGGAGTTGTCTTCGGACTGCGTTGGGCGAAGATACATCAGAAAGCCTTGCTGCATAGTTCATTGGTGGCGTTTATTCTAGTGTTGCTGGGCTATTCGTCTTACTTAATGGTGCCTATCCGGAGCGGCTACAATCCGCCTATTGACGAAAACAACCCCGAGAACATTCTGTCTTTTGTGAGTTACCTCAAGCGCGAGCAGTACGGGTCGAGGCCGCTGGTGTACGGGCCGCAGTTCAACGCGGAGGCGCAAACCTATGAAAACACCGGCAAGGTATTCGCGCCGAAAGACGGGAAATATGTGGTGGTAGACCAGAAGTTTGAGAGTGTATATGACGACAAGGACAAAAACCTGCTGCCGCGCCTGTACTCTGACCAGCCGGTGCACCTGCGGGCCTACCAACATTGGGTAGACGTACGGCCAGGGCAGAAACCAACCTTCGGCCAAAACCTGAGTTTCCTGTGGAACTACCAGCTGGGGCACATGTACTGGCGGTACTTCGGGTGGAATTTTATTGGCCGTGAGAGCGATGTCATGCATGCCGGCGTGCTGTGGCCCTGGGAAGGAGAGCAGGAAGTGCCGGAGCCAATGGCCAGCAGCCCCTACCGCAACCAATTTTTCATGCTGCCGTTTCTGCTGGGCGTTTTCGGGCTCTATTTTCAATTCAGGCGCAAAACCACAGACGCGCGGGTGGTGCTCCTGCTGTTTTTCTTCACCGGCGTGGCCATTGTGCTGTACCTCAACCAGCCGCCCTTGGAACCCCGGGAGCGCGACTATACCTTTGCGGGCTCTTACTACGCGTTCAGCATCTGGATAGGCCTGGGCGTGTTGGCATTGGCCGAAGGAGTTCGAAAACTGGTAAAATCTGCCATTACGGCGGCAGTGTTGGCTATTGTTCTGGCGCTTTCCGTACCAATCATCCTCATCGCTGAAGGCTGGGATGATCATGATCGTTCTGACAGGTACCACGCCTTGGAAGCTGCCAAAAACCTATTGAGCAGTGTGGCGTCCAATGCCATTCTGTTCACCAACGGCGACAATGACACGTTCCCGCTGTGGTATGCGCAGGAAGTGGAAGGTTTCAGGACCGATGTGCGGGTGCTAGTCATGACCTACCTCAACACCGATTGGTACGCCGAGCAGGCCATGCGCCCGCAGAACGCCTCGGCCCCGCTGCCTACCACCTTAGATTTGCCGCACTACGCTTTCAGCAAGAACAATTACCTGCCTTTTGTACCCAACCCCAGCGTGCAAGACAGCGGCATGGACCTGAACCAATACCTGAATCTGCTCCAACAAAACCACCCCGCCCTGCGAGTACAAACTCAAGACGGAAGAACCCTGAATGTGCTGCCCACTAAAAAATTAAGCCTGCGAATAGACAAGAATGCGGTTTTACAAGCTGGTTATGTATCACCAGAAAGGGAAAACCAAATACCAGCCGCCATAACCTGGGAACTGAAAACCGAGGCGCTGGAAAAAAAGCACCTGTTCATGCTGGACTTGCTTGCCTCCAACAACTGGCAACGGCCCATCTATTTCTCGGGTACTGGCGCAGAAACCGCTGAGCTGGGTTTGACTCCTTTTTTACAACTGGAAGGCCAGGCCCTGCGCGTGGTTCCGGCCCGTAACCCAGACCCGCAAGCTGAATTTTATGTAGACCGCGCCCGTACACACGAAAGCCTGATGAAGAATTTCCGGTTTACCGGTTTAGATAAAAGCGACCACCCGTATGAAGAGAATTTCGTGACGCAGGTGGTGCCGGGCTACCGACGGAATTTCGCGGAATTGGCGACGGCGCACCTGCAGGCCGGTGATGTGGCGCGGGCGCAGCACGTCTTGAAAACCTGCCTACAGAAAATCCCTGACCATGGTGCACCGCATAATTTCGAGAGCGTGAGTTTAGTGCTGCCTTTGGCGCAATCGGGATTTAAGCAAAAAGCAGGGGAACTGGCAGGTTTACTGGCCCGACGGTTTGAAGCGCAGCTTAATTATTACCGAACCCAACCTGCCTATTTTGACCGCGAAAAGCAATTGAATCTGTTCGGGCTGCAGAATCTGGTGCAGTCGGCCCACGCCAGCGGTTTGTCCAAGGCCAAGCAGTACGAGGAAATGTTTATGCGGGAGTACAATCTGTTGAGGCAATGA
- a CDS encoding sensor histidine kinase KdpD, with protein sequence MSRKKIQIILVLASLSLVALLGTQGVWLSKAYSAQERAFNHSVQVALTNVADQLLTQNGQSPATAKPIQQLASNYFIAELNAPIDPAQAAELLQQQLAQRQLKEPYEFGLYNGLDDTLMFGRFVPATRQMAAAQEESPVIKHEKEGSAPMYNLAVVFPTKTSFILKEMEFWWYSSGALLVVVLFFAYTMVQILREKRLAELKTDFINNLTHELQTPITNIGLASEVLRKRAETLPAERLTRYHELIYSENERLRAQVERVLQMATMESRELVLKKETVDLHALLQQTSDNLAPRLQQRVGHLRLDLQATQPLVHADSLHVANALYSLLDNAEKYSPQAPDIEVSTRDVEQGVLISIKDRGVGIKKEFQKFLFDKFYRVPTGNVHDVKGFGLGLSYVKAIMDAHHGQVTVESAEQEGTCFRLVLPI encoded by the coding sequence ATGAGCAGGAAGAAAATCCAAATCATTCTGGTGCTGGCTAGCCTGTCGCTGGTGGCGTTGCTAGGTACGCAGGGCGTGTGGCTTTCCAAGGCCTACAGTGCACAGGAGCGGGCGTTCAACCACAGCGTGCAGGTGGCGCTCACCAATGTGGCCGACCAATTGCTGACCCAGAACGGACAGTCGCCCGCCACGGCCAAACCTATTCAGCAACTGGCATCCAACTACTTCATTGCCGAGCTGAACGCCCCGATAGACCCGGCGCAGGCCGCTGAGTTATTACAGCAGCAACTGGCTCAGCGGCAGCTGAAGGAACCGTATGAATTCGGGTTGTACAATGGTCTGGATGATACCTTGATGTTCGGGCGGTTTGTGCCGGCCACCCGGCAGATGGCGGCTGCGCAAGAGGAATCGCCGGTGATTAAACATGAAAAGGAAGGTTCTGCGCCGATGTATAATTTGGCGGTGGTGTTCCCTACCAAGACCTCGTTTATTCTAAAGGAAATGGAATTCTGGTGGTACAGCAGCGGCGCTTTGCTGGTGGTGGTGCTGTTCTTCGCGTATACCATGGTGCAGATTCTGCGCGAAAAGCGCTTGGCTGAACTCAAAACTGATTTCATCAACAACCTCACCCATGAACTGCAGACGCCTATCACCAACATTGGGCTGGCCAGCGAGGTGCTGCGCAAACGCGCCGAAACCCTGCCCGCCGAACGCCTCACCCGCTACCACGAACTGATTTATTCTGAGAACGAACGCCTGCGTGCGCAGGTGGAGCGTGTGCTGCAGATGGCCACCATGGAAAGCCGCGAGCTGGTGCTCAAAAAGGAAACCGTAGACCTGCACGCGCTCCTGCAACAGACTTCTGACAACCTGGCTCCCCGGCTGCAGCAGCGCGTCGGGCACCTTAGACTAGACTTGCAAGCCACCCAGCCGCTGGTTCACGCCGACAGCCTGCATGTGGCCAATGCGCTCTACAGCCTATTGGACAATGCCGAGAAATATTCGCCCCAGGCCCCGGACATTGAAGTGAGCACCCGTGACGTGGAACAGGGCGTCTTAATCAGCATTAAAGACCGCGGCGTCGGCATCAAGAAGGAGTTTCAGAAGTTTCTGTTCGATAAATTCTACCGCGTGCCCACCGGCAATGTGCATGACGTGAAAGGCTTCGGGCTGGGGTTGAGCTACGTGAAAGCCATCATGGATGCCCACCATGGGCAGGTGACGGTAGAGAGTGCGGAGCAGGAAGGAACGTGTTTCAGGTTGGTTTTGCCTATTTAA
- a CDS encoding response regulator transcription factor translates to MAHILVVEDDPSLGFLLQDSLESAGFLVTLCPDGEDGLQALAEQRFDLCVLDVMLPKLDGFTLAQQLRDQSLQTPFMFLTAKALKADRLQGFELGCDDYLTKPFGLEELVYRVKAILRRTQPQPETTAAENAKMADMHAFGTSWLEFNNLQLHVAGQTYTLTHREAELMRLFAQNAHQLLKREEILQRLWQDDGYFVGRSLDVFISRLRKYLQADSTVKITTVHGRGYKLEVAV, encoded by the coding sequence ATGGCACACATTCTGGTAGTGGAAGACGATCCCAGTTTGGGTTTCCTGCTGCAAGACAGTTTGGAAAGCGCAGGTTTTTTGGTTACGCTCTGCCCGGACGGGGAAGACGGTCTGCAGGCCTTGGCTGAGCAAAGATTTGACCTCTGCGTGCTGGATGTGATGCTGCCCAAGCTGGACGGGTTCACGCTGGCCCAGCAGTTGCGCGACCAAAGCCTGCAGACGCCGTTCATGTTCCTCACAGCAAAAGCCCTGAAAGCCGACAGGTTGCAAGGCTTTGAATTGGGCTGCGATGATTATCTGACCAAACCTTTCGGGTTGGAGGAACTGGTGTACCGCGTGAAAGCCATTTTGCGCCGAACCCAGCCACAGCCAGAAACTACGGCGGCAGAGAATGCAAAAATGGCAGACATGCATGCCTTCGGGACTTCTTGGCTGGAATTCAACAACCTGCAATTGCACGTGGCGGGCCAGACGTACACACTCACCCACCGCGAAGCCGAACTGATGCGGCTCTTCGCGCAGAACGCCCACCAGCTCTTGAAGCGCGAGGAGATTCTGCAGCGCCTTTGGCAAGACGATGGCTATTTTGTGGGCCGCAGCCTGGACGTGTTCATCTCCCGCCTCCGCAAATACCTGCAAGCCGACAGCACCGTGAAAATCACCACGGTGCACGGGCGCGGCTATAAGTTAGAAGTGGCGGTGTAA